The Acidobacteriota bacterium sequence GCACTGGGAGCTCTTCGCCGGTCTCTGTCGTGACATCAAGGGCCCCTTGGTCGCGGACGCCTACATCGCGGCGCTGGCCATCGAGCACGGGTGCGAACTGGTCACGACCGACAGTGACTTCGCGCGCTTCCCGGGCTTGCGGTGGCGCCACCCTCTCGCCGCCACGTAGCGAGGGTCGCCGTCAAGAGGCGCGACGAGCGGCTCCCGCAGGCGCGTGCTCAGAGCCACGCTGAAGTCCGAGCGGCGACACGGAATCTGGGGCCGACCTCCAAGCGGCGTGAGCCACGTCGCGATCAGATCTCTTGGCGTGACCGTCTGGAACCTGATCTCACGTGTAAGGAAACGCCAGGGGCGGCTGCCGCCACCCCTGGCGCACGGCCCTCTGTTCACCCGGCGGTGGTTCCGCTAGCGCGGCCGCCTGTGCCGAAGCGCGAGCCCCGCCAGCCCGGCGCCGAGCAGCAGCATCGTCGTCGGCTCCGGAACGTTCGCGCTCCCCTCCAGCGTGAACGCGTGGTTGACGTCCATCGTTGTGGTCCATGCTCCGGCGTCGCTATCGCGGACCGACCGGATCCCTGTGCCGAACGTGTCGCCCCACAGCCACTGCGTGTTGCCCATCGCCGGCGTCCCCGCATCGTCTTCCACGATGGACAGCCAGTACGCGCCGGGACCGAGAGTCCAGTTCGGCAGGGCCACGACGTAGCTCAGCCAGGGACCGGTGAGGACGGAGCTGGTCACGGCGACGTCGAACTGGTGAATCGGCGCCAGTCCAGGGGTCCCGCTTTCGTCGGCGAACAGCCGGATGGAGAACGCGACGTCCGTCTGCGTCACGGTCTGGTCGTAGCGGCCGTACCAGAGCAGTGATTCGAGCGTCATGGACTGGAGGAGGCTGAAGGGATCAGCCACTTGCTGGTGCGTGCCTGGGCCGAGGTTGCTGTACTGCCCCTGCCTCGAGGTGTCGAGGGGGCGAGCGACGATGACGTCGGCCCGAGCCTGAGTGACCGAGCCCAGCACCAGCAAGCAAAGCAGGATGAGGGAGCCGAGTCTGCGCGCCTGCATGGATTGACCTCCTTGGATCTCGCGATCCTGAGGGCAATGAACACCTGATGCAGTTCCCGCACCAGACGGGGCGGGCAGAACCACACGCAAGTTGTTGAGGTGAGACAGGTTCCCCTGAGCCAAACAAAGGCGGGAGTCTGCCTGGAGCGCGACTTAACTTCGTGTGTGACTAGAGAAGGGGCAGGCCCCTGTCCACTTCGGTCGCTCTGGCCTTCCGTGGCGCCACCTCCTGGCCGCGACGAGGTGAGGGCGGCCGGACCATACCGTGGAGGCACAGTGGCGCCAGCATCTCTGCTGGCCGGGGTCTGGCGTGCAGGAGCGCGGCTTGGTCAGCTCGGGCGCGCCGCCGCAGGTGGACGACGAACGAGCAGATAGACGAGGGGG is a genomic window containing:
- a CDS encoding PEP-CTERM sorting domain-containing protein; its protein translation is MQARRLGSLILLCLLVLGSVTQARADVIVARPLDTSRQGQYSNLGPGTHQQVADPFSLLQSMTLESLLWYGRYDQTVTQTDVAFSIRLFADESGTPGLAPIHQFDVAVTSSVLTGPWLSYVVALPNWTLGPGAYWLSIVEDDAGTPAMGNTQWLWGDTFGTGIRSVRDSDAGAWTTTMDVNHAFTLEGSANVPEPTTMLLLGAGLAGLALRHRRPR